ACCATCTTCACTGTTGTTCTCTTCGCTGTGACCATTTTCTGAAGGTTGTTGAACAGTGTCCAATGTTTGTGAATGTTCAACTGGGGTTGTACTGTCAGTCGCTGTGGTGGGTTCACTGGTTGTGTCCTGGTACTGTAggtataaatgaaattttaataatttttctatgaaattgatgttgaattaaatttaattaattatttatatttttattttttaatatttattattttcgctgtttttgaatgatagcgttgcgtaattttattttttattcttgtgaCTTGTAGCatatagatttcgccacaatattaattaaattgcaaaaaaaaaaatagaagatgCTTTgggtaaaacctgacttacccaattcagAACCATGTCAAAAGGAGTACCCCGGGTTCCACTCCAGAGAGCATAGTATGTACGAGGGATTAAAGTAGGGGGTAAAATGTAGTGAGGTTAGatttgtttacatacaaatgagaaacattctttttttaaagtcggttaaaaaacAAGCAGCGTTTAATAACATCTATTACAGTACTCCTTCggtttatatgaataaaatctaaatactttaaaaaagttaaccTGAATAATATGTTTCTTGAGGTTTTCGTAAGCGTTTGGATGTTTTACGCCTAAAAAACGCACAGCGCAAGCATCGCAGCATCCCTGATCTTTGCATAGCTTGAATATCGCTTTCTTATccattttaattgatattaaaattatttatttttatacaaaatagaaccacttgcAAAGCAAGACCACtctttaaatacaaaatagtattttaatgcaaatgaTTATAAGCTTTATTCGCTGCACATCAAGGTCTTTTCTGAATACTTAAGAAAATTTAACTTaccacattttaataattttgatttttttgacaCTGATTACGTTCCTGtcttaaagtaatttattcttCTGTTTGTTTCACTTGTGACTGCGGTCAAATCGAAAATAGCGTATTTAGTATACCTACTAACTAGTTTAGTTAGGATTgtacttcaaaaaatttatcctaaatctttttatatgttcgatgttttcttttcatattcTTAACTCTCAAATAATATAGCGTAAAAAGAAACAGTTAATATAAAGTTGccatgagaaaaaaatataaatgaacagCTGATTTCATTCTAAACTGCAATTAGAGTGTGCATCATCTTGATTTTatgttgaagaaaaaaaaagcggtaatatgtacaataaataataaagtaccgTGATTGCTAAATACctgttaaagtaaataatgtttatttgatttcgatgaaaaatatttgtgttgcCATAAATTGAAATGTCAATGTCAGTTTACCAATAAGATTAGTCAAACAAATGTCAAACTGTGTCGTCCGCCGTCaaacttgtatttttatgtaattcaaaaataaaaaattctaaattaataaaaacattgattCTACATTTAGTGCATTTAGTTgattaatacaataataaaaagttttaataatggGTACAGTGCACGCTAAGGTAAGcttttgattaatttaattctcaGTACTTATGTTTGTGTCTTTCAGGTTAGATTTCGCAAATATTTTgggtaaatatttgtttttgaaaataaaataatgggcggtctctgtggtgcagcggtagtgcgcttaacaaacttttttctgattggcctgggtcttggacgtttatgtatattagtattaaatattaaatactagaggccgcccgcgacttcgtccgcatggaaaccctatcaatcccgcgggaactctgggataaaaagtagcctatgtgttattctgggtcttcagctacctacataccaaatttcatggtaatcggttcagtagtttttgcgtgaaagagtaacaaacatccatacaaactttcgcctttataatagtagtaggataatataggtaggtatccttgagttagtatctgtgtaatttgtcctgactgtaaatattatttaatttcttatatttaacttACCATATAATtctcatattttaattaaattaatttaaaacacacAAACTTTGTATACAAGTGCCTATTTACATATCAACATAAATGTtacccattggggtaggcaaagatgacagtattaaatgaaaatgaactGAACACATATGAGTTTTATGCTTGTATCTTATCTCCCCTCTATCTCAAATTTATTGGATGAACACAGAATGATAAAGAAGATGAGACATCCCATATCAACCCTCATGAACTCACCGTTAGAATAATGGcagtctgtatgtttgtaggatatccatactaatgtaataaatatcaaagCGTATTTTTATAAGCCCTATTCAATTAGTCTGTTTCAACACTGTCAACAATCATCCTATAAACTTTctgttaataaatacattttgtcCCCAGTCTGAGCAGAATGACATAGGGGAGGTGGGCGGGGGCGGGCTGTTTGAGTTCGAGGAGCCCAGCGAGCTGGAGGACGAGCCCATCGCCAAGCCCACCATACGACTGGGCGGAGTTCGGGTCAGTTACCATGTCTATCATATTcaatattatgaatatatcatgttaaatattatatagcccCAGTTTCtctgtttgtattttattttttattgtattttataagcagaggaagacaaacagctgaggAAGGTTGATGATTTGATTTGTTTGCCTGCAAGGAGGCCTAGGATTGAGTttggaaatttaaatttgtttttgtcattGTCAAATTGGTACTAGTAAGATTTATTGTATTCATATAATGCTAATCATGTAAgactatataaatatgtgcATCCCTAAAAAAGGGAGGCAGTccaatttataacaaataatttactcAGTTCAAATGtaacaaagaagaaaaataaaggaagACTGATCAAGGAAAAccaattgtttttaatacagtccACAAcagttatacatataaacaactACAAATGCTGCCAGTGCAAAACTGGGGTCGCTAGTTGTAAAGTTGACTTTTAGCGCGCAGACATCCATCAAGTCGCGTCGAGCCACCACCTTCACATGGAGCGCGGCGAGTCTCGTGATAACCGCGCCGTGAGAAGCGTTAATGCCGACATGTACGTGACaagaaaataatcttttaaacTTGTGGTTGTATGGATTCCATCTTTTAAGATtgtggttatatgtatatggattCCAGCTCCCATAGCGCGAAAAATTATCgttgtcccgtttcacgttataataaaaagaaacagcgATAGTCTTTCACGCGGTTAAAaaggcgtcgcgcgtgccatactGCGGGGGCAGGCTCGTCCACACACAACCAATCAAAATACAAGCTCCAAACTTGAAGAACACACTACAAAACTATAGTTTAATGAAACTCTTCCTTTATATTCCAGGCTCGAGTGGACAGAGTGCACGTGGACGGCCTGAGCCGCACCAAGGACGACGTCATCCGCAGCACGGTGGACGAGCTGTTCCACGCGACCGACTTCGAGGACGTCATACTCCGCGCCCACAAGGTGGCTCTCCTGATTATGTTCCAGGCGGAGCTCTGACAACCCCAAGGACGACATCTTTCGCAGCATGATGACGGGTTGTTGCTAGCCATCACTTAAAAGttaaataccaaatttaaatGTGTTATTGCTACCTGTGCGAAGCCGGCTGGGTCTCTATTTAAGGATACTTGAAACTTTCTATTATTGGAAACAGTTGTTATTTATCCAAATATTCACTATATGTGtatcgtgtggtttctggcacattagaatagaaccactccatatctgccccatggatgtcgcaaaaagtgactaaaagataggcttaaaaacatgggattccttttgtaagcgatgggctacccacctgtcattatttgaatctcaattccatcacttaaccatacagttgaatgtggcctttcagtcttcagTCGAGACgcgactatatatatgtatgtatccgcTCTGTTCCAGGTGCGGCGCGCGCTGGACGCTATGGGCTGCTTCCGCGACATCGGCGTCTACATCGACGTGTCGTCCGGCCCCGGGGCCACGCCCGAGGGGCTCGAGGTATTGTACTACGAGAACCGaattgtatcgttgagttagtgtctcgtaacacaataaatatatatacctatataatattaattcttttatacatacttaaatatatatataagtatgtataaaagtgccgtgtggttcccggcacagtgccatgtggttcccggcacaaatacaaaaaagaataggaccactccatctctttcccatggatgtcgtaaaaggcgactaaggtataggcttataaacttgggattctacttttaggcgatgggctagcaacccgtcactatttgaatctcaattctatcataatgccaaacagttgaatgtgtcctatcagtcttttcaagactgttggctctgtctatcccgcaagggatatagacgtgatgatatgtatgtatatatatataatatgaattattttatacatacttatatattatatataagtatgtataaaataattatattatatatatatatatatatatataagtatgtataaaagaaGACTGAGTAACTTCACATTTGTAACATCGGAAGTAACAAGGGAGCCTGGTGACCCAAGATACAGGTTCCGGCCTGGTTTGAGTCTCCAACAagtttttgtaattgttttcTCTTTTATACTATAAATTTGTTATCTATTGTGTAACTTGTGgagtcaaataaaatatttttgaaatttatccGAAACAGCACGACGTCACAAACTTActccgaggctaactcaattcgtataatttgttccgtatatgtcatttattttatttcgaataTTGTCAAGGCGACTtatataagtgccgtgtggtaagaatagaaccactctatctctttcccatggatgtcgtaaaaggcgactaagggataggctttccaaacttgggattctttttaggcgatgggctagcaacctgtctctatttatctatcattaagtcaaatagctaaacgtggccatgcagtcttttcaagactgttggctctgtccaccccgcaagggatatagacgtgaccatatgtatgtacgactAACATAAGCGGTGCTGCATGTTGATCTCGCTCAACGATTCGGTCCGCGCAGGTGACGTTCCAGGTGAAGGAGCTGTCCCGCGTGGTGGGCGGCGTGAACACCACGGTCAGCGAGAACGAGGGCAACCTGGTGCTGGGTGAGTGACGATATCGTACCTATATACCAAGTCATCGCACCCtaacggggcagacagagccaacagtgcaCCGTCAGCTAGGTTCGCTTGTGGGTTTAGAGCATATGGTACTTATACacctaattttattaattatgccgtgtggtttgcgacaccaatataaaaacaaaaataggaccactccatctcgttcccatagatgtcgtaaaaggcgactaagggataggcttataaacttgggattcttctttaaggcgattgtctagcgacctgtcactatttgaatctcaattttatcttaaagccaaaaagctgaatgtggcttatcagttttttcaagacaaggacgtgattatatgtatgttttattagtTGTCCATTGTTCAGAGATTATTGTGTAtatttcctcctggctttagtcccggttgcatcttcacccCACTTGAAAGGCCTCCTCTCCAGTGTGGCGAGGACGCGACCGGGACTGAATCCAGGACTTCTCAGCCCGGACAATGATCGAACATATTCGCAGGAGTGAAAATGCCGAACGTGCTCGGGCGCGGCGAGCGGCTGCAGGCGGAGTACAGCATGGGCTACCGCAGCTCCTCCAACTTCAGCGTCGCCGCCACCAAGCCCTACCCGCACAAGCCACTCACACCCGTGTAAGTTTGTTACCTTTTTTAGTTGTAATAAGATGTATTACTGAGGTAAAACGTACGAGgaattactattttttgttgtaattatgATGTAGAATGTACGAAGAATTGcttcagcgccatctatgagTGGAAAATTAGTTAAAGCGCCATCTCTTGGTGGAACTGTGGAAGTAAGAATACCCGCGTAGATCACTCGCACTCGAGTAAGATATGTttgctatttatttgttaaaagaaTGTGTTTTCGAAGCTGAATGTGCGAGGATTGCTTCGGCGCCACCTATAGGTGAAATATTGGTGTAAGCGCCATCTCTTGGTGGAACTGTGGAATCAAAGTAATGCCTCTTTCATTGAACGAAACAGATCCAACAAAAGTTTCATAGTTTAGGCTACTTTATACCTTGAAATTTTCTAGAaacactattttattatatacgtgTGGATAAAGACtaatagtaatataataatcaattaaagattttacataaaaaataataataataattacatataccgtcataattaaatattcaaaagtaaaaattattggcaagtggaaagaggtagtctctgcctaccccttggagagaggcgtgattttatgtatgtatgtaaagtaaaaattattaattttacaaaccttacaattattatttttttaattttttctttattacattCACACAGTTTATTAAGAACTTCTCGCCAAGGTACCTCATTAAAATTGAGACATTGTTTCATCATAAACGGTTTGAATGTGCAGTATAACGGCGTCGGTGTACCAGCAGAACCACGAGTACCCGTGGTCGGGGTACCGGCTGCTGGACCGCGGGCTGCTGCTGGACCTCGCCTTCCGGACCTCGCCCGCGGTACGTCTGCTGGCTGCTACAGCTTCCTCATCATATATCATctttagacggcctctgtggcgcagcggtagcgcgcttgtctgcgacaccggaggtcccgggttcgaatcccggccagggcatgatgagaaaataactttttctgattggcccggTACGCCTGCTGGCTCCTACACCTTCTTCATCATATATCATCACATCACATCACATATCATCTTTTGACGGCctgtgtggcgcagcggtagtgcgcttgtctgtgacaccggaggtcccgggttcgaatcccggcagTCGAATTagtgcatgatgagaaaataactttttctgattggcacGGTACCCCTGCTGGCTCCTATATCTTCTTCATCATATATCATCACATCACATCATctttagacggcctctgtggcgcagcggtagtgcgcttgtctgtgacaccggaggtcccgggttcgaatcccggccagggcatgatgagaaaagaactttttctgattggcctgggttttgaatgtttatctatataagtatttattataaaatacagtatcgttgagttagtatctcgtaacacaagtctcggacttacttcgaggctaactcagtctgtgtaatttgtcccgtatatatttatttattatttatctcctGAGTCCTCCCGGTCGCATCCCCACCACTCTGGAGGTCCGGGGTATGCCtgtgaccatggatcctggattgagtgagtcagggttttacacgaagcgactcccgtctgacctccgctacCTTTGTacttaacccgtattggatcgatcatggatcatggttacacattcaggtgcctgaatgtgcaggtttcctcgcgatgttttccctcaccgtaagagcgtcAGTTAGTATTGAAACTAATGTCCATAACTTTCACGCATTTTAagcgggcaccttaccgactCTACTACCGATGCTcttaatacatatacatacataagtgtaatcacgtctaaatctcctgcggggtagacagtggtaagagtcttgaaaagattgataagttttgctgtatggcttaatgatacaattgagatccaaattgtgacaggttgctatccaatcgcctacaaaaataatttcacctTTTGAAGCCTCTCCCGTATGAATTGTGTACTGTTTTACCGACTGTAAATGGTAttgatcagcgccatctatttgCTGATACATGACGTTAATGCAGTTGTTTCTTTTCACCTAGAAGAATTATATCtggcatttataaaaaatgtaactcttattatcattttttaacTGTACTGCCCCCGCAGCAtcgcacgcgcgacgccgtttttatcgcgcgaaaattCATCGCTGCCCCGTTttacgttataataaaaagcgaaacagcgatagcttttcgcgcgataaaaactgcGACGCGCGTGCCACGCTACGGGCGCTGGAAtaccaaaattttttattcagataactgatattattttgaaggtaataattaatataattctcAGACGAAGCACAACCTCCAGTGGGAGGGTCTGGTGCGGGACACGTCCGTACTCAGCAAGACCACCACCTTCTCCGTGCGGGAGAACAGCGGTGAGTTAGCACGGGAATTACACGCGTAtttagaataatataagatttattttcaaaattggacacaaggtatcacttattgacgtcacatcacttaaattcatttatttcattattccatgtttaattatgtaagtattagcatgtttgtttagttaaatgcataaaaataaacaataaagatgtttttttaaagacatCGCCTACATAAGGAGATGAAGTAATGTTCAAAACAGAGTTTAAGAGAATCACCTCTACATATCTTGctccaagagtcttgaaatgattgataggccacgttcagctgtttggcttaatgatagagttaagatccaaatagtgacaggttgcccatcgtctataagaatctcaagtttataagcctatcccttagtcgtcttttacgacatccatggaaaagagacggagtggtcatattcttatttatattgatgccgagaaccacacggcactttcattatattttttcccgACTACAGGTCCCCAAATGAAATCAGTGATCCGCCACATAGTGTCGGTGGACCACCGCGACGAGCCGATCTTCCCCACGAGAGGCACCTTCGTCCAGTTCACGAGCGAGGTGGCCGGCCTGGGAGGGGGGGTCGCTCATTTGAAAACGGAACTCAATGCTCAAGCAAACGCGGCTGTGAATGACTCTGTGGTGAGTGCGGGTGAAACTAGATGGCGTTAGTGTCGAGGTAGAACGCGCTGTCGTTTGTCTTTCTGATTATCTACATAGGGTAACAATAGTTTACtcatatcatttttaaaactatctaG
The DNA window shown above is from Amyelois transitella isolate CPQ chromosome 30, ilAmyTran1.1, whole genome shotgun sequence and carries:
- the LOC106138916 gene encoding sorting and assembly machinery component 50 homolog gives rise to the protein MGTVHAKSEQNDIGEVGGGGLFEFEEPSELEDEPIAKPTIRLGGVRARVDRVHVDGLSRTKDDVIRSTVDELFHATDFEDVILRAHKVRRALDAMGCFRDIGVYIDVSSGPGATPEGLEVTFQVKELSRVVGGVNTTVSENEGNLVLGVKMPNVLGRGERLQAEYSMGYRSSSNFSVAATKPYPHKPLTPVITASVYQQNHEYPWSGYRLLDRGLLLDLAFRTSPATKHNLQWEGLVRDTSVLSKTTTFSVRENSGPQMKSVIRHIVSVDHRDEPIFPTRGTFVQFTSEVAGLGGGVAHLKTELNAQANAAVNDSVVVQVSGALGVLHDVFGTALADRLFLGGPASLRGFAQRGVGPHRDAQAQGGQMYWASGLHVFTPLPFQPARHGLGSLFRSHLFLNAGCLADDEERSKSSTLEALSLYRLSCGAGVALRVGRVARLELNYCVPLAARAGDRAAPGLQLGLGAHLL